The [Pantoea] beijingensis genomic sequence TTAATCTTTCAACCGAGCAGGGACCCTGCAACCAAAGCGTCATGTTCTGTGCAGAAAAAAAATGCCGGTGATAGCGCTGCAATGCCTGCTGCAAAGCCACGCTGTTATCGCCAAAGTGGTTTCGGTTACCGACGTGGAAACGCTGCAACGCAGGCGGAGATACAAAAGTTTGTGCGAGTGCGGCTTCACGCTGCGTATCGGCATGTGACGCCAGCATCCGATATTCAGCATCAATCACCGCGACTTCCTGCTGGATTGCCTGCGGTGAGAGCAGGGGGTAAGCCAGCATATCGACCAGCCTCGCCAGTCCTTCACTGAGTTTTTCCATCGGACTATCAAAAAACCAGCTTGTAGAGGTTGCGTGGGTGGTGGCATTAAGTTTTGCCCCCTCCGCCTGCGCCCAGCTCATTAAGCGATGTTCTTCCTGATATCCCTTACTGCCCGAAAAAACCACATGCTCCAGCAGGTGCGCCAGGCCAGGCCACTCGTCAGGCTCGTCATGGCTGCCTGCTGTCAACTGAACCAGTGCGGCGGCGCGTGAAGCAAGCGGATCGGAGATCAGCCTGACACGCAATCCGTTTGCCAGCGTCAGGCAAAGGGGAATGAGCGGCCCTGACATCCTAACGTTAGCTCTTGAAAATCAGCTGTGAGTTTGCGCGATTGCGGAACTGGAGCTGATTAATCTGGATATTGGTGCAGTTCGCCTGTTCGCGTGCGGCGAGAATTTTGCCATGATGTGGCGATTTGCCGCACACCGGATCGGCATTATCGGCATTGCCTGTCAGCATAAAGGCCTGGCAACGGCAACCGCCGTAATCCTTCTCTTTTTCTGAACAGGAGCGGCAAGGTTCTGGCATCCAGTCGAAACCGCGGTATTTATTAAATCCAAAGGATTCATACCAGATATGCTGCAGGTCATGCTCCAACACCGAGGGAAACTGTACCGGAAGCTGACGCGCGCTATGGCAGGGAAGCGCCATACCATCTGGCGTTACGCTCAGGAAAATCGCACCCCAGCCGCCCATGCAGCCTTTGGGTCGCTCTTCATAATAGTCTGGCGTAACAAACAGCAGATTAGCCAGATTGCCGGTATCCGCCATTTTTTCGCGGTAGTGATGTACCACTTCCTCCGCGCGGGCGATCTGCTCACGCGTGGGCAGCAGGCCTTCACGGTTAAGCTGCGCCCAGCCATAGAACTGGCAGGTTGCCAGTTCGACGTCATCGGCTTCCAGCTCAATGCTGAGTTCAATAATACGATCGATCTGATCGATATTATGGCGATGCAGCACAAAGTTAAGCACCATTGGATAGCCGTGCGCTTTCACTGCTTTCGCCATCTCCAGCTTTTGCTGGAAAGCTTTGGCGGAACCGGCAATAGCCGCATTCAGCGTCTCATCGCTGGCCTGGAAACTGATCTGGATATGATCGAGTCCGGCCTGCGCAAAGGCATCGATCTTTTTCTCCGTCAGGCCAATACCCGAGGTAATTAAGTTGGTATAAAAGCCGAGGTCGCGTGCTGCCCGGATAAGTTCGGGCAGATCTTTCCGCACCAGCGGCTCTCCGCCGGAGAAACCAAGTTGTACCGCACCCATCTCGCGTGCCTGCTTGAACACCGTGATCCACTGTTCTGTCGTTAGCTCTTTTTCTTGCTGCGCAAAATCAAGCGGATTGGAACAATAAGGGCACTGCAACGGGCAGCGATAAGTCAGTTCCGCCAGTAGCCACAGCGGCGGGTTGACATCAGGTTTATGCTGGTTCATGGAAAATAATCCACTTTTGTTCATGTGCCTGAGCAAAAAACGCGATCACATCGTCATCCACGCCGCCTGCCTCAGGAAAACGGGCGTTAAGCTCGGCGATAATGGTTGCGATCGGGCGGTTGCCGTCCACCATTTGCAAAATAGCGGTCGCACTGTCATTGAGTTTTGCCATGCCTTCAGGATATAGAATCACGTGGCAACCCTGTGCTTGCTCCCATTGCAGACGGAAGCCGCGGCGAAACAACGGTATATGCTGTTGAGTTATGTCGATCACAAAAGTCGTCCTTTATGCCAGACAGCCTCATTAGTTACGCTGTGGTAAGGCGGGCGGTGCAATTCATACGCCATGGTCATTGAGTCCAGCATGCTCCACAGAATATCCAGTTTAAACTGCAGGATCTCCAGCATGCGCTGTTGTTTCTCAACGGTATCGCAATATTCCAGCGCCAACTGCAGGCCGTGCTCCACATCACGATTTGCCTGGCTTAAACGACTACGGAAATAGTCATAGCCCTGCGCTTCGATCCACTGGTAGTGCTGCGGCCAGCTATCCAGACGTGACTGGTGGATTTGCGGGGCAAACAGTTCCGTCAGGGAACTACAGGCGGCTTCCTGCCAGACGGCACGACGCGCAAAATTAACGTAAGCATCAACCGCAAAGCGCACGCCCGGAAGCACAAGCTCTTCAGAAAGTATCACGTCACGATCGAGGCCAACCGCTTCTCCCAGACGCAGCCAGGCTTCAATGCCGCCTTCGCTTTGACCGTGGCCATCGTGATCGAGAATACGCTGTACCCATTTACGGCGTGTTTGCGGATCGGGACAGTTGGCCATGATGGCCGCATCTTTCAAGGGGATGCTGGTCTGATAATAAAAGCGATTAGCGACCCATCCCTGGATTTGCTCACGGGTTGCCTGGCCATTATGCATCGCAATATGGTAAGGGTGGTGGATATGATACCAGGATCCTTTGGCTCGCAAAGCCTGTTCAAAGGCTTCCGCTGTCATGGGTGTTGTGGCAAGCGCTGTTTTATTCATTTGGATCACCTACAGTTCAATATGCATACCATCCCAACTGACCTCAATACCTTGTCGGGTCAGTGCCTGTCGTTCAACAGAGGATTCATCAAGAATAGGGTTGGTATTATTTATATGGATAAGGATCTTACGTTCGGCTGGCAGTGATGAAAGAAGGGCGATCAACCCTTGTTCTTCCGCCAGTGCCAGGTGGCCCATATCTTTGCCGGTATTACGGCCTACGCCAGTGGTTGCCAGCTCGTTATCCTGCCATAAGGTGCCATCAATCAGTAGGCAGTCTGCTTTTTGCAGCCACGGCATCAGTTGCTCGTCGGGCTCGCCTAAACCCGGTGCGTATAGCAACGTTTTACCCGTGCGGGTATCTTCAATAAATAGCGCGATATTATGACCCGGCAACGGTCTTCCCCGATATTTTGAATAGGGAGGCGCATTGCTCAAAATAGGCAGAGCCGTAATATGTAATGCCGGGCAAATTGCGGTTGTAAACGCTTGCTCCGGCTGAATACTGTGCCACTGCAAGCCGCCGTTCCAGTGCGTAAGCATTGGGAAGATGGGGAAGCCGGTGGTTAAGTCATCATGAACTTCAGGTGTGCACCATACCTGATGCGGACAGCCTTCACGCAGGCTCAATAAGCCTGTGCAGTGGTCTATCTGGCTATCTGTCAAAATAATTGAGCCAATTGCGGTACCGCGCAGCACGTCATGTTTTATTAATTCTGGTGTCGCCGCGATTTGATGTGCGATATCCGGTGAAGCATTACAGAGTATCCAGTCGATGCCGTTATCACTGATCGCAATGGAAGACTGGGTACGAGCAGAAGCAGGGAGGGTGCCGTTACGTACACCGTGACAGTTACGACAATTGCAATTCCACTGGGGGAAACCGCCACCTGCCGCTGAACCAAGAACGTTAATCTGCATGTGAAAACCAGGGAAAAGTGAAAAAAGATGCCCACCTGTTACAGTGGGCATTAGGTATTAACGGTTGGAAATGTACAGAGTCACTTCCAGACCCAGGCGCAGGTCAGTAAATTCAGGTTTAGTCCACATAATAAACTCCTCGTGTTGATACAGTTGAATGAATACTGCCATTACATTGCGTCATGTTAATGGCTTGTTGTCAAATATTGATGGTATGACAATGTAAGCAGGTATGCCATAACCTGCGAGATCCGGAGACGCGAAAGAAGAGTATGTCATTATTCCCCCCACGTCTGCTTTAATACTTTCAACCAGTTACGCCAGGCGATTTTCTCAATCAGCGTATGGTCATACCCGGCATCTGCCATCGCCTGCAACAATACGGGCAGGCCGGCGACGTCACCCAGCGAATCGGGGACATTGATGCCATCAAAATCGGAACCGAATCCCACATGATCCTCACCGAGTTTAGCAATCAGGGCATCCAGGTGTTTAACAATCTCTGTTATTGGCGTATCTCCGTTACGCTTTCCATCGGCACGTAAAAAAGCCGTACCAAAATTCACCCCGACGAACCCGCCTCGCTCAGCAATGGCCGATAGTTGCTTATCAGTTAAATTACGCGGCTGTGGGCAGAGTGCATGCACATTTGAATGGGTGGCGACTAAAGGTGCTTCGCTGTATCGGGCGGTTTGCCAGAAGGCTTTTTCATTCATATGGGACAGATCGATCAGGATTTTTTTCTGGTTACAGGCGCGAATCAGATTGATTCCTGCCGCTGTTAGGCCTTCTCCGGTATCGGGTGAGCCGGGAAAATCGCCGCGAACACCAAATCCGAAAATATTGGGTACATTCCAGAGAGGACCGATACTGCGCAGGCCTGCATCGTACCAATTATCCAACTGGCTGAGTGATGCATCAAGGGCCTCGGCCCCTTCGATGTGCATTACCATGGCCAGGATACCCTGCTGCATGCAGTACTCAATTTCACCGCTTGTACGGCAAATAGCGGCCCGACCACCTGAGCGTGCGGCAATGAGATGCAGAAGATCGATTTGCGCCTGGGTAATGGCCAGTGGGTTATGCGCTTGTTCCGCGGCTTGAGGCCTGACCTGATGTACATAAGAAGCAGGGGGAACAAAAACTGCGAAAAGTCCACCGGCAAAGCTTCCACGGCGGATGCGTTGCATATCCATATGGCCTTCCAGTCTCCCGTCAAGAAAAAGGGCGACGGGATCCTCCGCTTCATGAAGCCACAGACGCAGTAAAAGATCGTTGTGCCCATCAAAAACACGTGAGGTCGAAGTGTGCAGAATGCTATTCATATCGTGATAAAGCTCTGGTTGGTATCCGCCCGTATGGAAAGGATCAGGGTATAAAGCAGCGATCATCATACGTCAATCAACCAGATGAATGTCAGTACAAAAGAACGTCACTGGGGGGGCGGAGTGTGGCGTAAATGTAGGGCGTTGGTTAAAAAGTAAAGCATCAGTTGCCCGATGAATGTTTGTTGGGTGGCAGAGTGGATATTATTAACTCATTGAAAAACAATAAATTACCATAAGGGAAAACAGGTTGAATGGTTTTTATAAACCTGAATTTGCGCATGATAAGGCGTTCGCAAGCGGAATTCATAGTGTTACAATGATCACGTTTTTTTGCAACAAAGCCATTTAGTTGCATAGTGAAATGCGCATTGCGACAGTTTGGCGCATCTTTTATCGCGTTTATTAAAGGCGGAACAGCGCAACTTTTCGAAGTGGTTATACACTTTCGACTATATCAATTTGATTTTGCTTCCCACTGTCATCAAGGAAGAAGGGTAATTCTCCGTTGCGTCTGACTGAGGGTTATTGTGAAGTTTCATTTACCACGAAACCATCCAGTGAAAAATAAAACCTCAGTGCCTGTATTGATATCGCTCCTTTTATCGCCTGTTGTTATCGACGCTGTGAAGGCAGGAGCAGAGCCTCAAACCGATGAATTGTCCACTATGTCGCTTAACGTGATGAAGCCGTGTGCGGGTTTATCTGGCTTAGCACGCATTTTAATCATGCAAAAACAAGAATCCACTGAACTTGTGGCGGCTATGCCGCAGCGGGGATAAACACCGGCTTGATAGTCAGGAAAAACCGCGTGTTTTATAAGATTTAGCGTGTGTGCTAAATCGATGATGTTAAATTTTGGTAAGGTTTAAACTATGAAAAACGGAACTTCGGGACCGCGTATTCTTATGATACTCACAGCGCTGTTCGCCGCATTGAGCGGAGTGTATTTATTCGCAGGCGGTGTCTGGCTGGCCAGATTGGGCGGCTCTTTTTACTACATTATCGCCGGTCTGGTACTGCTTATCACTGGCTGGTTATTGTTCCGGCGGCGTGCCTCCGCGCTCATGCTATATGCAGTGTACCTGCTGGGAACGACTATTTGGTCGTTATGGGAAGTCGGAACTGATTTCTGGGCATTAACCCCACGTTTAGATGTTACCTTCTTCTTTGGACTATGGATAACGCTACCGTTTATCTCCCGCCATCTGTTGGCAACGGGTAAGCTGGCACGTGGTTCGCTAGTGGCATCGTTACTGATTACGGTGATCGTGCTGGCGTATTCGGTATTTAATGACCCACAAGAGATCACGGGGACCCTGACACCAGCGCAGGCTTTGGCCGTTGAGCACTCTGCGAGCGGTATCGCGGATGGTGACTGGCCCGCTTATGGTCGTACGCAGGAAGGGACGCGTTACTCGCCGTTGAGTCAGATTAACGATAAAAACGTTGGGCAGTTAAAGCAGGCCTGGGTATTCCGTACCGGTGATATGAAAACGGCTAACGATCCGGGTGAATTTACGGATGAAGTGACGCCGCTCAAAATGGGTGACTCGCTTTATCTGTGTACGCCACATCAAAAGTTAATTGCACTGGATGCGGCGAGCGGGAAAGAGAAATGGCGTTTCGATCCACAACTGAAAACCAATCCTACTTTTCAACATGTGACATGCCGCGGCGTTTCTTATCATGAAACGCCTGCAGTGGCGCAGAGCGAGGCCAGCAACACCGCACCCGCAATCTGTGCACGTCGGATTCTGTTGCCGGTAAACGATGGTCATCTGTATGCGCTGGATGCTGCAACGGGCCAACGCTGTGCAGATTTTGCAGATAACGGTGATCTAAATTTGCAGGCCAATATGCCGCATGCGCGTGCTGGTGCCTATGAGCCAACGTCGCCACCCGTGGTCACGGATAAAGTCATTGTGATTGCGGGGGCGGTGACGGATAACTACTCCACCCGCGAGCCATCTGGCGTTATCCGTGGTTTTGATGTTAACAGCGGCAAGCTGCTGTGGGCGTTTGATACCGGAGCGAAAGAACCAAATAAGCTGCCGGGTGAAGATGAGCATTATACCGCCAACTCGCCGAACTCCTGGGCACCGGCAGCCTATGATGCAAAACTGGATATTGTCTACCTGCCGATTGGTGTGGCGACACCGGATATTTGGGGCGGTAACCGTACGCCGGAAATGGAGCGTTATGCCAGCGGCCTGCTGGCATTGAATGCGACCAGCGGTAAATTGGCCTGGTTTTATCAGACGGTACACCACGATCTGTGGGATATGGATGTACCTGCGCAGCCGACGCTGGCCGATATTACCGATAAGAGCGGTAACAAGGTGCCGGTTGTTTATGTTCCGGCAAAAACCGGTAATATTTTTGTGCTGGATCGCCGCACCGGTAAAACAGTGGTTCCCGCGCCAGAGACTCCGGTACCGCAAGGTCCGGCAAAAGGCGATCGCCTTTCGCCAACCCAACCATACTCCGAGCTGACTTTCCGTCCGAAGAAAAACCTGACCGGCGCGGACATGTGGGGTGCCACCATCTACGATCAACTGGTGTGCCGCGTGATGTTCCACAGCCTGCGTTACGAAGGGCCTTTCACTCCGCCTTCCGAGCAGGGCACGCTGGTGTTCCCGGGTAACCTTGGCATGTTTGAATGGGGTGGCATTGCGGTAGATACCGACCGTCAGATCGCCGTCGCTAACCCAATGGCTCTGCCGTTCGTTTCGCGTTTAATTCCGCGTGGTCCGGGTAATCCGATGTGGCCAGATGCTAACGATAAAGGCGGAAGTGGGACGGAAACAGGTGTTCAGCCTCAGTATGGCGTGCCGTATGGCGTCACCCTGAACCCCTTCCTTTCTCCGTTTGGTTTACCGTGTAAGCAACCGGCATGGGGCTACATTTCAGCGGTCGATTTAAAAACCAATGACATCGTATGGAAAAAACGTATCGGTACCGTGCGTGACAGTTCGCCGCTACCGTTGCCGTTTAAAATGGGTATGCCGATGCTAGGCGCGCCAGTCACCACGGCAGGTAACGTCTTTTTCATCGCCGCCACGGCGGATAACTATCTGCGTGCCTTCAACGTGACCAATGGTGAAAAACTCTGGGAAGCGCGTTTACCGGCAGGGGGGCAGGCTACGCCGATGACTTATGAAGTGAACGGCAAACAATATGTACTGATCGCGGCAGGTGGGCATGGTTCCTTCGGGACGAAGCTGGGCGATTATGTCATTGCCTATGCGTTACCGGATGGCCAATAACCTACTGAAATAATGAAAAAAGCCCGCAATTGCGGGCTTTTTTATCGAAAGGTCACGTTGGAACCGAATGCATCGTATGCGTATGGTCGGATTACCCTATGACATTTTGCCGTTCAGCGCGTATTGCCATTACGCGTTTTCCTAATGCAATCCCGGGTTTTTCGACGAAACGATAAAGCAACGTCGCGAGCGCATAAGTGATTGGCAGGCAGAGACCACAAACAAGCGCAAAGCGAGCCGGTGGCATAAGCGAATTCATGTGATAACGCTGGAGCAAAATAGCAATGACCGGGACCACAATCAGCAAATGTAAGAGATAGACTGAGTAGGAAACATCTCCCAGCCACGTACTTATGCGGTGGGTAAGAATATAGCGCGGAACCTTCACGATGCCAGCCATCATGGCGCTTGCTCTATATTGCCATAGGATCGCGGACATACCCACAATCATGGCTGCTTCAAGGACTATCTGCAGTTTATTGACATGGGGCATCATAATAATGCTGATGAGGGGAGAAATCAGCGCCAGCAGTATATAGCTAAGTGAATGTTTACGTACTGCTTCGGCCAGTAACATCCCAGCCATAAACATATGTAGCTTGAGAAGGATCATTGAGGGCATTGAAAAGGCTTCGTAATACGTGGTCAGCGTCAAGCGTCCCATTACGCATAGCGCCATCAATACTAACAATGTGGGAACGAATCTGAAGCGCATTGCCAGTAACATAATGAAGGGAAAGAGGACATAAAATTGCATTTCCAGGCCTATACTCCAGTCTGGCAGAACGGTATTGAAGCTATAGGCAGGTAAGAAGCCAAAAATAAAAGTGAAGTGAGTAATAAGATTGATAAAAGACCGATCCGAATAACGGGAGGTTGCCGTGGCTGTGTCCGGGTAAAATTGTGCAATGGTATCGCGCATTTCACCAAACCAGGGACCATAAATCACTGCAATCACTAACAGTAAGTAATAGAGCGGTGCAATACGAAAAAAACGTCGCGTCCAAAACGTCCTAATAGTACCCACACTGTCCCAGGGTTCTTTATCACGCCGTTCAATATAGTTTTTCGCCATCAAATATCCCGACAGCAGGATAAACAGGTCGACGCCAATGCTCGGCATAGAGACGATAGGAATAGAACAGTGCACCAACAAGCTTGCGTGCCCCAACAGAACCCACAGCGAAGCAAATCCCCGCAGACCCTCTAACTCCGTTGACCAACCTCTTGATATGGACATTTTATCCTCAAATTAACAACGCTGAATACGGTGAGAATAAAAGGCTATGCTTGCTGAAAGTAGTTAAAAGTTCCCAAAAAGGCTTTTTTCAGAAAAAAGCAATGTGCATTGTGACACGTAGCGTGCTGCAAATAGATGAGGTGCAAAATGCAAGGGGGTAAGCTCGCGGCGAACGGTCTGTCCTGAATAGAGACCGGCATAATCGCGCTGAAAAAACAAAAATGAGCGATATCCGGGGTAATCATTTAACCTCTTATCCACTCATTTTTTGGAGGTATTTAGCGCCACCATCCTTCAATAATTCATATTTTCTTGCAATTAATTAATACAATCTTCTCCTTAATCCCGTACAACATCCGCCTGTTTTTTTCCTGCACCACCGCGAATGGGCTGCAGGGGTATTTTATTGAGGATGAGTCGTTGAGAAGCCGTCAGCTTATAGTGGGTAGTTTGTTCCTGAGTTATCTTTCCTTCGGATATGCGGATGAGCAGGCCATGCCGTTCCCGTTGACGCCGCCAGCGGTAGATGCAGCATCGTGGGTGCTAATGGATGCCACCACCGGACAAATTCTGACGGAAGGGAATGCTGACCAGCGTCGTAACCCAGCCAGCCTGACAAAGCTCATGACCGGTTATGTGGTCGATCGGGCGATTGACCAACACCGTATTACGCGCGATGACGTTGTCACCGTTGGTAACGATGCCTGGGGGGCCGGTAATCCGGTATTTAAGGGCTCTTCGCTGATGTTCCTGAAGCCCGGGGAGAAGGTGACCGTGCGCGATCTCAGCCGTGGCGTCATTATTGATTCCGGTAACGATGCCTGCGTCGCCCTGGCTGATTATGTTGCCGGTAGTCAGGCCAGTTTCGTCACCATGATGAATGAATATGTGGAAAAACTGGGGCTGAAAAACACCCATTTTGAAACGGTTCACGGACTTGATGCCCCTGGTCAGTTCACCACCGCCCGCGATTTAGCAACGTTATCGCAGGCAATTATTAAAGGTGAACCTGATTTTTATCAGATGTACAGCGAGAAATCACTGACCTGGAACGGAATCACTCAACAGAACCGTAACGGCCTGTTATGGGATAAAACGTTACATGTTGATGGCCTGAAGACCGGGCATACGGAAAGCGCCGGTTTTAATATTATCGCCTCCAGTACCGAGGGGCAGCGCCGTCTTATTGCTGTCATCATGGGAGGGAAAAGCCCGAAAGGGCGTGAAGAGCAGGCGCGTAAGTTGTTGACCTGGGGGCAGAACACCTTTGATACCGTTCAACTGTTCCATGCAGGAAAAGCCATCGGTCATGAAACGGTATGGTATGGCAATACGCACCAGATTGATGTGGGAACCAATCAGGATATTTATTTAGCGCTGCCGCGTGAAAGCGTGAAAAATATCAAAGCCAAATATGTGATTGACCATAAAGATCTGGAAGCACCGTTAAAGGCAAATGAGCAGATCGGTACTATCCAGGTGATGGACAACGATAAGCAACTGGCGAGTTATCCTCTGCTGGCATTGCAACCGGTTGAACG encodes the following:
- the pqqE gene encoding pyrroloquinoline quinone biosynthesis protein PqqE — its product is MNQHKPDVNPPLWLLAELTYRCPLQCPYCSNPLDFAQQEKELTTEQWITVFKQAREMGAVQLGFSGGEPLVRKDLPELIRAARDLGFYTNLITSGIGLTEKKIDAFAQAGLDHIQISFQASDETLNAAIAGSAKAFQQKLEMAKAVKAHGYPMVLNFVLHRHNIDQIDRIIELSIELEADDVELATCQFYGWAQLNREGLLPTREQIARAEEVVHHYREKMADTGNLANLLFVTPDYYEERPKGCMGGWGAIFLSVTPDGMALPCHSARQLPVQFPSVLEHDLQHIWYESFGFNKYRGFDWMPEPCRSCSEKEKDYGGCRCQAFMLTGNADNADPVCGKSPHHGKILAAREQANCTNIQINQLQFRNRANSQLIFKS
- the dacD gene encoding serine-type D-Ala-D-Ala carboxypeptidase DacD, coding for MRSRQLIVGSLFLSYLSFGYADEQAMPFPLTPPAVDAASWVLMDATTGQILTEGNADQRRNPASLTKLMTGYVVDRAIDQHRITRDDVVTVGNDAWGAGNPVFKGSSLMFLKPGEKVTVRDLSRGVIIDSGNDACVALADYVAGSQASFVTMMNEYVEKLGLKNTHFETVHGLDAPGQFTTARDLATLSQAIIKGEPDFYQMYSEKSLTWNGITQQNRNGLLWDKTLHVDGLKTGHTESAGFNIIASSTEGQRRLIAVIMGGKSPKGREEQARKLLTWGQNTFDTVQLFHAGKAIGHETVWYGNTHQIDVGTNQDIYLALPRESVKNIKAKYVIDHKDLEAPLKANEQIGTIQVMDNDKQLASYPLLALQPVERGGMVSRLMDYLKLKL
- a CDS encoding glucose/quinate/shikimate family membrane-bound PQQ-dependent dehydrogenase, with the translated sequence MKNGTSGPRILMILTALFAALSGVYLFAGGVWLARLGGSFYYIIAGLVLLITGWLLFRRRASALMLYAVYLLGTTIWSLWEVGTDFWALTPRLDVTFFFGLWITLPFISRHLLATGKLARGSLVASLLITVIVLAYSVFNDPQEITGTLTPAQALAVEHSASGIADGDWPAYGRTQEGTRYSPLSQINDKNVGQLKQAWVFRTGDMKTANDPGEFTDEVTPLKMGDSLYLCTPHQKLIALDAASGKEKWRFDPQLKTNPTFQHVTCRGVSYHETPAVAQSEASNTAPAICARRILLPVNDGHLYALDAATGQRCADFADNGDLNLQANMPHARAGAYEPTSPPVVTDKVIVIAGAVTDNYSTREPSGVIRGFDVNSGKLLWAFDTGAKEPNKLPGEDEHYTANSPNSWAPAAYDAKLDIVYLPIGVATPDIWGGNRTPEMERYASGLLALNATSGKLAWFYQTVHHDLWDMDVPAQPTLADITDKSGNKVPVVYVPAKTGNIFVLDRRTGKTVVPAPETPVPQGPAKGDRLSPTQPYSELTFRPKKNLTGADMWGATIYDQLVCRVMFHSLRYEGPFTPPSEQGTLVFPGNLGMFEWGGIAVDTDRQIAVANPMALPFVSRLIPRGPGNPMWPDANDKGGSGTETGVQPQYGVPYGVTLNPFLSPFGLPCKQPAWGYISAVDLKTNDIVWKKRIGTVRDSSPLPLPFKMGMPMLGAPVTTAGNVFFIAATADNYLRAFNVTNGEKLWEARLPAGGQATPMTYEVNGKQYVLIAAGGHGSFGTKLGDYVIAYALPDGQ
- the pqqB gene encoding pyrroloquinoline quinone biosynthesis protein PqqB, whose amino-acid sequence is MQINVLGSAAGGGFPQWNCNCRNCHGVRNGTLPASARTQSSIAISDNGIDWILCNASPDIAHQIAATPELIKHDVLRGTAIGSIILTDSQIDHCTGLLSLREGCPHQVWCTPEVHDDLTTGFPIFPMLTHWNGGLQWHSIQPEQAFTTAICPALHITALPILSNAPPYSKYRGRPLPGHNIALFIEDTRTGKTLLYAPGLGEPDEQLMPWLQKADCLLIDGTLWQDNELATTGVGRNTGKDMGHLALAEEQGLIALLSSLPAERKILIHINNTNPILDESSVERQALTRQGIEVSWDGMHIEL
- a CDS encoding dipeptidase; the protein is MNSILHTSTSRVFDGHNDLLLRLWLHEAEDPVALFLDGRLEGHMDMQRIRRGSFAGGLFAVFVPPASYVHQVRPQAAEQAHNPLAITQAQIDLLHLIAARSGGRAAICRTSGEIEYCMQQGILAMVMHIEGAEALDASLSQLDNWYDAGLRSIGPLWNVPNIFGFGVRGDFPGSPDTGEGLTAAGINLIRACNQKKILIDLSHMNEKAFWQTARYSEAPLVATHSNVHALCPQPRNLTDKQLSAIAERGGFVGVNFGTAFLRADGKRNGDTPITEIVKHLDALIAKLGEDHVGFGSDFDGINVPDSLGDVAGLPVLLQAMADAGYDHTLIEKIAWRNWLKVLKQTWGE
- the pqqC gene encoding pyrroloquinoline-quinone synthase PqqC; the encoded protein is MNKTALATTPMTAEAFEQALRAKGSWYHIHHPYHIAMHNGQATREQIQGWVANRFYYQTSIPLKDAAIMANCPDPQTRRKWVQRILDHDGHGQSEGGIEAWLRLGEAVGLDRDVILSEELVLPGVRFAVDAYVNFARRAVWQEAACSSLTELFAPQIHQSRLDSWPQHYQWIEAQGYDYFRSRLSQANRDVEHGLQLALEYCDTVEKQQRMLEILQFKLDILWSMLDSMTMAYELHRPPYHSVTNEAVWHKGRLL
- the pqqD gene encoding pyrroloquinoline quinone biosynthesis peptide chaperone PqqD, coding for MTQQHIPLFRRGFRLQWEQAQGCHVILYPEGMAKLNDSATAILQMVDGNRPIATIIAELNARFPEAGGVDDDVIAFFAQAHEQKWIIFHEPA
- a CDS encoding acyltransferase family protein produces the protein MSISRGWSTELEGLRGFASLWVLLGHASLLVHCSIPIVSMPSIGVDLFILLSGYLMAKNYIERRDKEPWDSVGTIRTFWTRRFFRIAPLYYLLLVIAVIYGPWFGEMRDTIAQFYPDTATATSRYSDRSFINLITHFTFIFGFLPAYSFNTVLPDWSIGLEMQFYVLFPFIMLLAMRFRFVPTLLVLMALCVMGRLTLTTYYEAFSMPSMILLKLHMFMAGMLLAEAVRKHSLSYILLALISPLISIIMMPHVNKLQIVLEAAMIVGMSAILWQYRASAMMAGIVKVPRYILTHRISTWLGDVSYSVYLLHLLIVVPVIAILLQRYHMNSLMPPARFALVCGLCLPITYALATLLYRFVEKPGIALGKRVMAIRAERQNVIG
- the pqqA gene encoding pyrroloquinoline quinone precursor peptide PqqA, which translates into the protein MWTKPEFTDLRLGLEVTLYISNR